Proteins co-encoded in one Hymenobacter swuensis DY53 genomic window:
- a CDS encoding glycoside hydrolase family 43 protein: MKNTKRSLWLTAALAGALLGAPAASAQSITLTNPILTGFYPDPSVVKVGPDYYLVTSTFSYFPGIPVFHSQDLKNWRQVGNVISRPSQMNFLGDRMTRGLFAPAIDYHNGTYYLTCTLIDRKGNFVVTAKNPAGPWSDPIWLPEVKGIDPSLFFDNDKVYVIYNSDPPDNKPLYDGHRSIKIMELDPVKLQSIGEARMLVNGGVDLSKKPVWIEAPHLLKRNGWYYLYAAEGGTSVNHTEVVFRAKSVQGPFVPYEHNPILTQRTLPPDRKNPITSAGHAQFVEGPDGQTYAIFLAVRPYEANYYNTGRETFIAPVVWKDDWPIVNTGPQGVQYSYNANYREVKQPGARPQSGNFRYTLTFEKQLDPALLFLRTHDSTLYSLSKAAGLTLKLRPETCAGLGNPAFIGKRQQHMYCTTETELNFTAKSASEKAGLVVFQDEKHYYYLCKTLADGKPVLQLLKSRPEAAEPELLAQAPLKSATGKVQLRITAAADAYGFQFSENAKTWTSLKEKVDGKFLSTQVAGGFIGCLIGMYATSSGQPTTSTAAFQWLKYAGNDPVYTPAK, encoded by the coding sequence GTGAAAAACACGAAACGCAGTTTGTGGCTGACGGCCGCGCTGGCGGGGGCATTGCTGGGGGCTCCAGCCGCCTCGGCCCAGTCGATTACCCTGACCAACCCCATCCTGACCGGCTTCTATCCCGACCCTAGCGTGGTGAAGGTAGGGCCGGATTACTACCTGGTGACGTCCACGTTTTCCTACTTCCCGGGCATTCCGGTGTTCCACAGCCAGGACCTCAAAAACTGGCGGCAGGTGGGCAACGTCATCAGCCGGCCTTCCCAGATGAACTTCCTGGGCGACCGGATGACGCGCGGCCTGTTCGCCCCGGCCATCGACTACCACAACGGCACCTACTACCTTACCTGCACCCTCATCGACCGCAAAGGCAACTTCGTGGTGACGGCCAAGAACCCCGCCGGGCCCTGGAGTGACCCCATCTGGCTGCCCGAGGTGAAGGGCATCGACCCTTCGCTGTTCTTCGACAACGACAAGGTGTACGTCATCTACAACAGCGACCCACCCGACAACAAGCCGCTCTATGACGGTCACCGCTCCATCAAAATTATGGAGCTGGACCCAGTGAAGCTCCAAAGCATCGGGGAGGCCCGCATGCTGGTAAACGGGGGCGTGGATCTGAGCAAGAAACCCGTCTGGATTGAGGCCCCGCACCTATTGAAGCGCAACGGCTGGTACTACCTGTACGCGGCCGAGGGTGGCACTTCCGTCAACCACACCGAAGTGGTGTTCCGCGCCAAATCGGTGCAGGGGCCGTTTGTGCCCTACGAGCACAACCCTATCCTCACCCAGCGCACATTGCCCCCGGACCGCAAGAACCCCATTACCTCGGCCGGGCACGCGCAGTTTGTAGAGGGCCCCGACGGGCAGACCTACGCCATTTTTCTGGCCGTGCGGCCCTACGAGGCCAATTACTACAACACCGGCCGCGAAACGTTCATTGCCCCGGTGGTCTGGAAAGATGACTGGCCCATCGTGAATACCGGCCCCCAGGGCGTACAGTACAGTTACAACGCCAACTACCGCGAGGTGAAGCAGCCCGGGGCCCGGCCCCAGAGCGGCAACTTCCGCTACACGCTCACCTTTGAGAAGCAGTTGGACCCGGCCCTGCTGTTCCTGCGCACCCACGACAGCACCCTGTACTCGCTGAGCAAAGCCGCCGGCCTGACCCTGAAGCTCCGGCCCGAAACCTGCGCCGGGCTGGGCAACCCGGCTTTCATCGGTAAGCGGCAGCAGCACATGTATTGCACCACCGAAACGGAGTTGAACTTCACCGCCAAATCAGCCAGCGAGAAGGCCGGTCTGGTGGTGTTTCAGGACGAGAAGCACTACTACTACCTCTGCAAAACGTTGGCCGACGGCAAGCCGGTCCTCCAGCTGCTCAAGAGTCGGCCCGAGGCCGCCGAGCCGGAGCTGCTGGCCCAGGCTCCCCTGAAATCGGCCACCGGCAAGGTGCAGCTCCGCATCACGGCCGCCGCCGATGCCTACGGCTTCCAGTTTTCGGAAAACGCCAAAACCTGGACCTCACTTAAGGAAAAAGTCGATGGCAAGTTCCTGAGCACGCAGGTGGCCGGTGGCTTTATCGGCTGCCTGATTGGCATGTACGCCACCTCCTCGGGCCAGCCCACCACCAGCACGGCCGCGTTTCAGTGGCTGAAGTACGCCGGCAATGACCCGGTGTACACCCCGGCCAAGTAG
- the xylA gene encoding xylose isomerase, with the protein MSRNTLSKTEFFTGISPIQYEGRESDNPLAFKWYDRNRVVAGKTMEEHLRFAVSYWHTFTGTGGDPFGPGTKQFAWDAQGDILGRAQDKMDAAFEFFTKLGTPYYCFHDIDLVDEGSSLREYEHNLHSIVEYAKQHQQESGVKLLWGTANVFSNPRYMNGASTNPDFQVLAHAGTQVLNAIDATIALSGENYVFWGGREGYMTLLNTNMKRELEHMGRFLTMARDYARKQGFTGKFFIEPKPAEPTKHQYDFDAATVIGFLKEYGLQDDFMLNLEVNHATLAGHTFQHELQVAADAGMLGSMDANRGDYQNGWDTDQFPNNLNELTESMLIILEHGGIKPGGINFDAKTRRNSTDLEDIFIAHIAGMDTFARALVTADNILEKSSYRKFRTERYASFDAGAGAAFEKGQLTLEDLRRIAHEAGEPTMRSGKQEWLEAIINQYI; encoded by the coding sequence ATGTCACGCAACACGCTTTCTAAGACCGAATTCTTCACCGGCATCAGCCCCATTCAGTACGAGGGGCGCGAGTCGGACAACCCGCTGGCGTTTAAGTGGTACGATAGGAACCGCGTGGTAGCCGGCAAAACCATGGAGGAGCACCTACGCTTCGCCGTGTCGTACTGGCATACCTTCACCGGCACCGGCGGCGACCCGTTCGGCCCCGGCACCAAGCAGTTTGCCTGGGACGCCCAGGGCGACATTCTGGGCCGCGCCCAGGACAAGATGGACGCCGCCTTCGAGTTCTTCACCAAGCTGGGTACGCCCTACTACTGCTTCCACGACATCGACCTGGTGGACGAGGGCAGCTCCCTGCGCGAGTACGAGCACAACCTGCACTCCATTGTGGAGTACGCCAAGCAGCACCAGCAGGAAAGCGGCGTGAAGCTGCTCTGGGGCACGGCCAACGTGTTTTCGAACCCGCGCTACATGAACGGCGCCAGCACCAACCCCGACTTCCAGGTACTGGCCCACGCCGGCACCCAGGTGCTGAACGCTATTGACGCCACCATTGCCCTCAGCGGCGAAAACTACGTGTTCTGGGGTGGCCGTGAGGGCTACATGACCCTGCTCAACACCAACATGAAGCGCGAGTTGGAGCACATGGGCCGCTTCCTGACCATGGCCCGCGACTACGCCCGCAAGCAGGGCTTCACGGGCAAGTTCTTCATCGAGCCCAAGCCGGCTGAGCCTACCAAGCACCAGTACGATTTCGACGCGGCCACCGTCATCGGCTTCCTGAAGGAGTACGGCCTGCAGGACGACTTCATGCTGAACCTGGAGGTAAACCACGCCACTTTGGCCGGCCACACCTTCCAGCACGAATTGCAGGTAGCCGCCGATGCCGGCATGCTGGGCTCGATGGACGCCAACCGTGGCGACTACCAGAACGGCTGGGACACCGACCAGTTCCCCAACAACCTCAACGAGCTGACCGAGTCGATGCTCATCATTCTGGAGCACGGCGGCATCAAGCCCGGGGGTATCAACTTCGACGCCAAAACCCGCCGCAACTCCACCGACCTGGAGGACATCTTCATTGCCCACATTGCCGGCATGGACACCTTCGCCCGCGCTTTGGTAACGGCCGACAACATCCTGGAGAAATCCAGCTACCGCAAGTTCCGCACCGAGCGCTACGCCTCCTTCGACGCCGGGGCCGGTGCCGCCTTCGAGAAGGGCCAGCTCACCCTGGAAGATCTGCGCCGCATAGCCCACGAGGCCGGCGAGCCGACCATGCGCAGCGGTAAGCAGGAATGGCTGGAAGCCATCATCAATCAGTACATCTAA
- a CDS encoding glycosyl hydrolase 115 family protein, which yields MPFHRSALLSLLLLLLLTGSAAAQPAAYISAKKSSGSFPLAVSGKAAPLYASAQDWPGVLRAARDLQADINRVTKTTPTFTIDNVPAGPEVVLIGTLGKSPLIDGLVQAGKLDAAGLAGKWETFVVQVVEKPLPGVARALVIAGSDKRGTIYGIYDVSQQMGVSPWYWWADVPTKPQKALHVAAGRHSQGEPQVKYRGIFLNDEAPALSGWAKEKFGGINSKMYGHVFELLLRLKGNYLWPAMWGNAFNDDDKQSPVLADEYGIVMGTSHHEPMLRAQQEWKRFGKGSWNYQTNEKTLQDFWRQGIVNMGTHESIVTVGMRGDGDEPMSEDSNIALLEKIVADQRRIIGDVTGKPATQTPQLWALYKEVQDYYDRGMRVPDDVTLLLCDDNWGNLRKLPKPGEKPRAGGYGIYYHFDYVGGPRNYKWVNTNPLPRIWEQMHLAHEYGANQIWIVNVGDLKPMELPISFFLDYAWNPARISADQVAAYTRQWAARQFDDKHAEAIADILAKYAKYNARRKPELLDANTYSLATGEWAAVVAEYNALRTRAEAIEKQLPAASQDAYFQLVLHPVLACANLNELYYTVALNREAAKTGQATTNELAAKAKLLYDQDAALTRRYHALAGGKWNHMMDQTHIGYTYWQQPEQNAMPAVQTLTQPITPAATPPTAPAPAAYVSVEAENYSRAMNAGGISWQRLPDLGRTAGAVTTFPVTAAATEAPGGGSPHLEYRFTLAQAGPVTVHAYMAPTLNFPGGSGLRYAVSIDDEAPQLINLHTGLVADNGNRPWEKAVADNILLKTSAHTLAQPGEHVLRFWRVDPGVVLEKLVISTGPLPATYLGPPPTGKR from the coding sequence ATGCCCTTCCACCGTTCCGCGCTGCTGAGCCTGCTGCTCCTGTTGCTGCTGACCGGCTCCGCTGCCGCCCAGCCTGCCGCGTACATTTCCGCCAAAAAGAGCAGCGGCAGCTTTCCGCTGGCCGTTTCCGGTAAAGCGGCCCCGCTCTACGCCAGTGCTCAGGACTGGCCCGGCGTGCTGCGCGCCGCCCGGGATTTGCAGGCCGATATCAACCGCGTAACCAAAACTACGCCCACATTCACAATCGATAATGTGCCGGCCGGCCCGGAAGTGGTGCTGATTGGCACGCTGGGCAAAAGCCCGCTGATTGACGGGCTGGTGCAGGCCGGCAAGCTGGACGCGGCGGGCCTGGCCGGCAAGTGGGAAACCTTCGTGGTGCAGGTGGTGGAAAAGCCGCTGCCGGGCGTGGCGCGGGCCCTCGTTATTGCGGGCAGTGACAAGCGCGGCACCATCTACGGCATCTATGACGTGTCGCAACAGATGGGGGTGTCGCCGTGGTACTGGTGGGCCGATGTGCCGACTAAGCCGCAGAAGGCGCTGCATGTGGCCGCTGGTCGCCACAGCCAGGGCGAGCCGCAGGTGAAATACCGGGGCATCTTTCTCAACGACGAGGCCCCGGCCCTCAGCGGCTGGGCGAAGGAGAAGTTCGGCGGCATCAACTCCAAGATGTACGGGCACGTGTTTGAGTTGCTGCTGCGCCTGAAGGGCAACTACCTCTGGCCCGCCATGTGGGGCAACGCCTTCAACGATGACGACAAGCAAAGCCCCGTTCTGGCCGACGAGTACGGCATTGTGATGGGCACTTCCCACCACGAGCCCATGCTACGCGCCCAGCAGGAGTGGAAACGCTTCGGCAAAGGCTCCTGGAACTACCAGACCAACGAAAAAACGCTCCAGGACTTCTGGCGGCAGGGCATCGTGAACATGGGCACCCACGAGAGCATCGTGACGGTGGGCATGCGCGGCGACGGCGACGAGCCCATGAGCGAGGACAGCAACATTGCCCTGCTGGAGAAGATTGTGGCCGACCAGCGCCGCATCATCGGGGACGTGACCGGGAAGCCCGCCACCCAGACGCCTCAGCTCTGGGCCCTCTATAAAGAAGTGCAGGATTACTACGACCGGGGCATGCGCGTGCCCGACGACGTGACGCTGCTGCTCTGCGACGACAACTGGGGCAACCTGCGCAAGCTGCCCAAACCCGGCGAAAAGCCCCGGGCCGGCGGCTACGGCATCTACTACCACTTCGACTACGTGGGCGGCCCGCGCAACTACAAGTGGGTCAACACCAATCCGCTGCCGCGCATCTGGGAGCAGATGCACCTGGCGCACGAGTACGGAGCCAACCAGATCTGGATTGTAAACGTGGGCGACTTGAAGCCCATGGAGCTGCCCATCAGCTTCTTCCTTGATTACGCCTGGAACCCCGCCCGCATCAGCGCCGACCAGGTGGCCGCCTACACCCGGCAGTGGGCCGCCCGGCAGTTCGACGACAAACACGCTGAAGCCATTGCCGACATCCTGGCCAAATACGCCAAGTACAACGCCCGCCGCAAGCCCGAGCTGCTCGATGCCAACACGTATAGCCTGGCCACTGGCGAGTGGGCCGCGGTGGTAGCGGAGTACAACGCGTTGCGCACTCGCGCTGAGGCCATCGAAAAGCAGCTGCCAGCCGCCTCTCAGGATGCTTATTTCCAGCTGGTGCTGCACCCGGTGCTGGCCTGCGCCAACCTCAACGAACTGTACTACACTGTGGCCCTGAACCGGGAAGCCGCCAAAACTGGGCAGGCCACCACCAACGAGCTGGCCGCCAAAGCCAAATTGCTCTACGACCAGGACGCCGCCCTCACGCGCCGCTACCACGCCCTGGCCGGTGGCAAGTGGAACCACATGATGGACCAGACCCACATCGGCTACACTTACTGGCAGCAACCCGAGCAGAACGCCATGCCCGCCGTGCAGACGCTCACGCAGCCAATCACCCCCGCCGCTACGCCGCCCACTGCGCCGGCTCCGGCCGCGTACGTATCGGTGGAGGCGGAGAACTATAGTCGGGCCATGAATGCCGGGGGCATCAGCTGGCAGCGCCTGCCCGACCTGGGCCGCACGGCCGGGGCCGTTACCACGTTCCCGGTGACGGCGGCGGCTACGGAGGCCCCGGGCGGCGGCAGTCCGCACCTGGAGTACCGCTTCACGCTGGCCCAAGCCGGCCCCGTGACGGTGCACGCCTACATGGCCCCCACGCTCAACTTCCCCGGCGGCTCGGGCCTGCGCTACGCCGTATCCATCGATGACGAAGCGCCCCAGCTCATCAATCTGCACACCGGCCTGGTAGCCGACAACGGCAACCGCCCCTGGGAAAAAGCCGTGGCCGACAACATCCTGCTCAAAACCTCCGCCCACACCCTGGCCCAACCCGGCGAGCATGTGCTCCGGTTCTGGCGCGTGGACCCCGGCGTGGTGCTGGAAAAGCTGGTCATCAGCACCGGCCCGCTGCCCGCCACCTACCTCGGCCCGCCGCCCACCGGCAAGCGGTAA
- a CDS encoding family 43 glycosylhydrolase, whose product MKTYLTLLFRWLIVGCLLLSGQAVAQQSDNEYGTYTNPVIWSDFPDNDVIRVGDMYYMVATTMYYFPGVPLLQSRDLVNWEYVANTVPRLDVHPAYNLQGGARYGHGQWASSLRYHHGRFYVLFMTLDEGGFLCTAEKAEGPWTLQRLPKAYYDAGLFFDDDGRRYIVHGYSKLSVTAVDEQLAPLGPDSVIVAKGQRPGLEGSHVYKINGFYYLFATYGGPDGYQVALRSKSIYGPYEEKIVLRDDMNLTGMGVHQGALVETQTGEWWSIIFQDRGGVGRVPTLQPVTWVDGWPLLGENGRAVVTHKKPDVGRSWPVRPLPTSDEFNQPTLGLQWAWNHNPDPAGWSLTQRPGFLRLTSTQRADSLKVARNTLTQRMFGPYSVATVALQVGGMQDGDVSGLAVFQNPYAYVAVTREWGRYQLVMMQQGRRLDSVRLDGPHTVYLQARANTTTDMATFAYSLDNRQFRALGAALSMKFSLKMFTGNRFALFHHSTRQPGGYVDIDWFRMTTRQGPPNRFAANSRIEAEFYDERHGADTGWSQDVPGEKNQDITQISNGGWLAFHQVDFGKGGRQMQVRVAALQPGATIEVYQGGLDSAPIGRLAVSSTGGWKQYQTLTTPLPKLTGKQKIFLKFIGGEGELLRLNWLSFADSPR is encoded by the coding sequence ATGAAAACCTATCTGACGCTGCTTTTTCGCTGGTTGATCGTGGGGTGTCTGCTGCTGAGCGGTCAAGCCGTGGCGCAGCAGTCGGATAACGAATACGGCACTTACACCAACCCGGTAATCTGGTCCGATTTTCCCGATAACGACGTCATCCGGGTGGGCGACATGTATTACATGGTCGCGACTACCATGTACTATTTTCCGGGCGTGCCTCTGTTGCAGTCGCGGGATTTGGTGAACTGGGAGTACGTGGCCAACACGGTGCCCCGCCTCGACGTGCATCCGGCCTACAACCTGCAGGGCGGCGCCCGCTACGGCCACGGGCAATGGGCCAGCAGCCTGCGCTACCACCACGGCCGGTTCTACGTGTTGTTTATGACCCTCGACGAGGGAGGCTTCCTGTGTACGGCCGAAAAAGCTGAGGGCCCCTGGACGCTCCAACGCCTGCCGAAAGCCTATTATGATGCCGGCTTGTTTTTCGATGACGACGGCCGGCGCTACATCGTGCACGGCTACTCCAAACTCTCCGTAACGGCGGTAGATGAGCAGTTGGCCCCCCTCGGCCCCGACAGCGTGATTGTGGCCAAAGGGCAACGGCCAGGTCTGGAAGGCAGCCACGTCTACAAAATCAACGGTTTCTACTACCTCTTCGCCACCTATGGCGGGCCCGATGGCTACCAGGTGGCCCTGCGCTCAAAGAGCATCTACGGGCCTTATGAGGAGAAAATAGTGCTCCGCGACGACATGAACCTGACCGGTATGGGGGTGCATCAGGGCGCGCTGGTAGAAACCCAGACCGGGGAGTGGTGGAGCATCATTTTTCAGGATCGGGGCGGGGTGGGGCGGGTGCCCACACTGCAGCCCGTAACGTGGGTGGATGGCTGGCCGCTGCTGGGCGAGAATGGCCGCGCCGTGGTGACGCACAAAAAGCCGGATGTGGGCCGGAGTTGGCCCGTCCGGCCGCTGCCCACCTCCGACGAGTTCAACCAGCCTACGCTGGGCCTGCAGTGGGCCTGGAATCACAACCCCGACCCCGCCGGCTGGTCCCTAACCCAGCGGCCTGGGTTCCTGCGCCTCACCTCCACCCAGCGCGCTGATAGTCTAAAAGTAGCGCGCAATACCCTCACCCAGCGTATGTTCGGGCCGTACTCGGTGGCGACGGTGGCCCTGCAGGTGGGCGGGATGCAGGACGGCGACGTGAGCGGGCTGGCCGTGTTCCAGAACCCCTACGCCTATGTGGCCGTGACCAGGGAATGGGGCCGCTACCAGCTCGTGATGATGCAGCAGGGCCGCCGCCTCGACAGCGTCCGCCTCGATGGGCCGCATACCGTGTACCTGCAGGCCCGCGCCAACACCACCACCGATATGGCCACGTTTGCGTACAGTCTGGACAACCGGCAGTTTCGGGCGCTGGGCGCGGCTTTGTCCATGAAGTTCAGTTTGAAGATGTTTACCGGCAACCGGTTTGCCCTTTTTCACCACAGCACCCGCCAGCCCGGCGGCTATGTGGATATCGACTGGTTTCGGATGACGACGCGCCAGGGGCCGCCCAACCGGTTTGCCGCCAACTCCCGCATCGAGGCCGAGTTCTATGATGAGCGGCACGGCGCGGACACCGGCTGGAGCCAGGACGTGCCCGGCGAAAAAAACCAGGACATCACCCAGATTAGTAACGGCGGCTGGCTAGCTTTCCACCAGGTTGATTTTGGTAAGGGCGGCCGCCAGATGCAGGTACGCGTGGCCGCCCTGCAGCCCGGCGCTACCATCGAGGTGTACCAGGGCGGGCTGGATTCGGCCCCCATCGGTCGGCTGGCCGTAAGCAGCACAGGCGGCTGGAAACAGTACCAGACCCTCACCACGCCTCTACCCAAGCTAACGGGCAAACAGAAGATCTTCCTGAAGTTTATAGGCGGCGAAGGCGAGCTGCTGCGCCTGAACTGGCTGTCGTTTGCCGATTCTCCCCGCTAA
- a CDS encoding endo-1,4-beta-xylanase, translated as MKTFFASRRRLATAGLLLAGFAVLSSQQTAAPKKGLKDYYKDYFPVGVAVGRAQLQGPEAALIKQQFNSVTPENAMKMGPLHPEENRYFWADADAIVDFAQANKLRVRGHNLLWHEQTPRWLFKNADGSRVSKDVLLKRLHDHIFTVVKRYQGKIYAWDVVNEAIADNPQEFLRNSEWYQICGDEFIAKAFEYAHEADPKAQLFYNDYNTERPEKRERIFKLLKQLKDAKVPIDGVGLQGHWSLQEPTEPELRAALDQYASLGLKVQITELDVSIYPWEKDRRAKRPDESDAYTPELARQQAAQYKMFFRVFRDYKKVLTGVTFWNVSDKYSWLDTYPVAGRKNYPLLFDQNQQPKQAFWEVVQF; from the coding sequence GTGAAAACTTTCTTTGCTTCCCGGCGCAGACTGGCTACGGCCGGTCTGCTGCTGGCGGGCTTTGCCGTGCTTAGTAGCCAGCAAACCGCCGCGCCCAAAAAAGGCCTTAAAGACTACTACAAGGACTATTTCCCGGTGGGGGTGGCCGTGGGCCGGGCCCAGCTGCAAGGCCCCGAAGCCGCGCTGATTAAACAGCAGTTCAACAGCGTGACGCCGGAAAACGCCATGAAAATGGGCCCGCTTCATCCGGAGGAAAACCGCTACTTCTGGGCCGATGCCGACGCCATTGTGGACTTCGCCCAAGCCAACAAGCTGCGGGTGCGGGGCCACAACCTGCTCTGGCACGAGCAGACGCCCCGGTGGCTGTTCAAAAACGCCGACGGCTCCCGCGTGAGCAAGGACGTGCTGCTTAAGCGCCTGCACGACCATATTTTCACGGTGGTGAAGCGCTACCAGGGCAAAATCTACGCCTGGGACGTGGTAAACGAGGCCATTGCCGACAACCCCCAGGAGTTTCTGCGCAACTCGGAGTGGTACCAGATCTGCGGCGACGAGTTTATTGCCAAAGCCTTCGAGTACGCCCACGAGGCCGACCCGAAAGCCCAGCTCTTCTACAACGACTATAATACCGAGCGGCCCGAAAAACGGGAGCGAATCTTTAAGCTGCTCAAGCAGCTCAAAGACGCCAAGGTGCCGATTGACGGCGTGGGGCTGCAGGGCCACTGGTCGTTGCAGGAGCCCACCGAACCGGAGCTGCGCGCCGCCCTCGACCAGTACGCCTCCCTGGGTCTGAAAGTGCAGATTACCGAGCTCGACGTGTCCATCTACCCCTGGGAAAAGGACCGCCGCGCCAAGCGCCCCGACGAATCGGATGCTTACACACCGGAGCTGGCCCGGCAGCAGGCAGCCCAGTACAAGATGTTCTTCCGCGTATTCCGCGACTATAAAAAAGTGCTCACCGGCGTCACGTTCTGGAACGTGTCGGACAAGTACTCCTGGCTGGACACCTACCCCGTGGCCGGCCGCAAAAACTACCCCTTGCTATTCGACCAGAACCAGCAGCCCAAGCAGGCTTTCTGGGAAGTCGTGCAGTTCTAA
- a CDS encoding sodium/sugar symporter: MEHQLATLDYVVFFTYFLIVSGYGIWIYRRKTGHDGTAEGDSKDYFLAEGSLTWWAIGSSLIASNISAEQFVGMSGSGFKMGLAIATYEWMAALTLIIVAVFFIPVYLKNKIFTMPQFLSQRYNGTVAMIMAVFWLALYIVVNLTSILYLGAIAISSIAGLNLEFCLYALALFAVIITLGGMKVIGFTDVIQVFFLILGGLATTYLALNMVADHYGQSGVLAGFNLMTDQAGDHFQMIFKRDNENYIDLPGLTVLLGGMWIVNLNYWGCNQYITQRALGADLPTARGGLLFAAFLKLLMPLIVVLPGIAAYVLFKADVFGAAEFGSGADLNPDRAYPVLLNILPVGLKGLSFAALTAAVVASLAGKANSIATIFTLDIYQKVLNPGASEKKLVNVGKIAVVVAMILGVLIAPHLGIDKKGGFQYIQEYTGFVSPGIFAMFILGFFWKKTTSTAALFATIGGFLLSVLLKFLPTFANLSFLAPFGFAVPNAPGVYEIPFLDRMGFVFIICVVMMVLISLFETSRGVQTNGLEVDRSMFKTTRGFAIGAMTIMVLLTVLYTVYW, from the coding sequence ATGGAACACCAACTCGCGACTCTCGACTACGTCGTCTTTTTCACCTACTTCCTGATCGTCTCGGGATACGGTATCTGGATCTACCGCCGCAAAACCGGTCACGACGGCACGGCCGAGGGCGACTCCAAAGACTATTTCCTGGCCGAAGGTTCGCTCACGTGGTGGGCCATCGGCTCCTCGCTGATTGCCTCCAACATCTCGGCCGAGCAGTTCGTGGGCATGTCGGGCTCGGGCTTCAAGATGGGCCTGGCCATTGCCACCTACGAGTGGATGGCAGCCCTCACGCTTATCATCGTGGCCGTGTTCTTTATTCCGGTGTACCTGAAGAACAAAATCTTCACGATGCCGCAATTCCTGAGCCAGCGCTACAACGGTACCGTGGCCATGATTATGGCCGTGTTCTGGCTGGCCTTGTACATCGTGGTGAACCTGACGTCGATCCTCTACCTCGGGGCCATTGCCATCAGCAGCATTGCCGGCCTCAACCTGGAGTTCTGCCTCTACGCCCTGGCCTTGTTCGCGGTGATTATCACGCTGGGCGGCATGAAGGTAATCGGCTTTACCGATGTGATTCAGGTGTTTTTCCTGATTCTGGGCGGTTTGGCTACCACCTACCTGGCCCTGAACATGGTGGCCGACCACTACGGCCAATCGGGCGTGCTGGCGGGCTTCAACCTGATGACCGACCAGGCCGGCGACCATTTCCAGATGATCTTCAAGCGCGACAACGAGAACTACATCGACCTGCCCGGCCTCACGGTGCTGCTGGGCGGCATGTGGATTGTGAACCTGAACTACTGGGGCTGCAACCAGTACATTACCCAGCGCGCCCTGGGCGCCGATTTGCCCACCGCCCGCGGCGGGCTGCTGTTTGCCGCCTTCCTGAAGCTGCTGATGCCCCTCATTGTGGTGCTGCCCGGCATTGCGGCCTACGTGCTTTTCAAGGCGGATGTGTTCGGGGCCGCCGAGTTTGGCTCGGGCGCTGACCTGAACCCCGACCGCGCCTACCCGGTGCTGCTCAACATTCTGCCGGTGGGCCTGAAAGGTCTGTCGTTTGCCGCCCTCACGGCGGCCGTAGTGGCCTCGCTGGCCGGCAAGGCCAACAGCATTGCCACCATCTTCACCCTCGATATCTACCAGAAAGTCCTGAATCCCGGGGCCTCGGAGAAGAAGCTGGTGAACGTGGGCAAGATTGCCGTGGTAGTGGCCATGATTCTGGGCGTGCTGATTGCCCCTCACCTGGGCATCGACAAAAAAGGCGGCTTCCAGTACATTCAGGAGTACACGGGCTTCGTGTCGCCGGGCATTTTTGCCATGTTCATCCTGGGCTTCTTCTGGAAGAAAACGACTTCCACGGCGGCCCTGTTCGCCACCATCGGCGGCTTTTTGCTGTCGGTGCTGCTCAAGTTCCTGCCCACTTTCGCCAACCTCTCCTTCCTGGCCCCCTTCGGGTTTGCCGTGCCCAACGCGCCCGGCGTCTACGAAATCCCCTTCCTCGACCGGATGGGCTTCGTGTTCATCATCTGCGTGGTCATGATGGTGCTGATTAGTCTGTTCGAAACCAGCCGCGGGGTGCAAACCAACGGCCTGGAAGTTGACCGGAGCATGTTCAAAACCACCCGCGGCTTTGCCATCGGGGCCATGACCATCATGGTTCTGCTCACCGTGCTGTATACCGTGTACTGGTAA